One Brassica napus cultivar Da-Ae chromosome A1, Da-Ae, whole genome shotgun sequence genomic region harbors:
- the LOC111214755 gene encoding uncharacterized protein LOC111214755, which produces MPCGEHINHQAPPTYAASSELVFAPQSFFANFGPIPISYPPIDEGLDLEELTNNFKQYELWGGPQENNNLDDVNTIDGSSYVISRSPFDPIGRPCNPFGPIERPLPHLPSSCELADLGFV; this is translated from the exons ATGCCTTGTGGTGAACACATTAATCATCAAGCTCCTCCTACATACGCTGCCTCCTCCGAGCTCGTGTTTGCTCCTCAAAGTTTCTTTGCCAATTTTGGGCCTATTCCAATTTCTTATCCGCCG ATCGATGAAGGATTGGATTTAGAGGAATTGACTAACAACTTCAAGCAGTATGAGCTATGGGGTGGTCCACAAGAAAACAACAACCTAGACGATGTTAATACTATTGATGGATCTTCTTACGTGATCTCACGAAGTCCGTTTGATCCTATCGGGAGACCTTGCAATCCGTTTGGCCCTATTGAACGACCCTTGCCGCATCTTCCTTCTAGTTGTGAACTGGCAGATTTGGGATTTGTGTAA